GGCAGCAGTGGTCAGTCTAATACATTGGCTTCTGACGTGGCTGAGGACCTACATCATGAAAATCCTAAACTTGAAGCAGGTTCAGATAGTGACAATGACAAACCAGCTGAGGAGGATGTGGAAGGAGATTTTACAAAGCTTACTGGAAGACAGAAAAAACTGTTCGAGTTAAGACTTAAGATGGTAAGCTTTCATTAAATAAGAGGCATGCTTTTAAGCTGATTGGAATTTCTCcctttgtttatatatatatatatatatatatatatcttatttttcctttcaaatttgatttgttattGATGGTGCTGTTGCCTGCATACTTGCAGAATGAGGCAAGAAAAGCGAATCAAACAGCAATGGTcgctgaaaagaaaagaatggaACCTCCACAAGAGTCTAGGGGAATATCTAAACAAAAGTGGCTTGAGGAAAGGAAGAGAAAGATTGGAAAACTTCTAGATGCAAATGGTTTGGATATGACAAAGGCCTTTATGCTAGATACACAAGAAGCTGCAGAGgcaaaatataagaaatggGAGAAGGATCCTGCCCCATTTGGTTGGGATGGTGAGCTTGTGTCCTTGCATATTTTGACTTCACTTCATTCTACATATACTTGCTGGTCTTTTCCCCTGGTTCTATTCACATATTTGTGTACTTGTATGGTTGTGCTACAAAAGAGCatgcaaatatattttattttcttctattttaaacaaaaatgagTACACATATTAGAATCATATCCAATATCAAGAACAACTTAAGATTTGATGAATTGTCCACTTTTGCATTAGGGGGTTCACTGCGTCCAATTTAATTGTGTTGGAGCTCCTTTAAATTAGATCATGGGAGTATTCAATATTCTGGACAGGCATTGGAATTAAGCAGGAACGTGCATGCATGTGGATATTTATCTATTGAAATTTCCGGGTGACTTGGAAGTTGGATGCAAGGTTGTAGATATGTTATCTTACGAATCAAAAAGTTCTGTACTTAGCTTGTAGCAGTAAAGATTTCATATTGCTGCATGAATGAATTTGTCGACTATCGAGATGTTCTTAACAGtcattttcaactttttctCTTGTGCTTGTGTTAAGATTACTTTGATTTTCTAAATGAGTGTATGGTTAAATGTGCTattgaaaaaatgaaacttgATTGTATCCTAAATTACAGAATTAACGAGTACAAAGCTAACCTATATTGTTTTAACAGTTTTCAATCAGAAGGCATTGTACGATGCATACaaaaagagaacaaagaaTGTTGAGGTTGATTTAGAGGAATATAACAAAATGAAAGAAGCTGATCCAGAGTTCTACCGCGATGCTTCAAGCCTTCAGTATGGGAAGGTACAGTTCTGTTGCAAAATTTGGTGcattttggtaaaattttgCTCAAGTTTAGGTACCGTAATTCACAAATTTcatgttcttttatttctgTAGTCACCGAAGATTTCCGAGGATAAAATTGACAGGATGGTGAAAGAACTCAAAGACCGGGAAGAAAAACGCAATTCCTTTAGCCGAAGGAGGAGGTTCCATGAAGAAAAAGACATTGACTCAATCAATGACCGTAATGAGCATTTCAACAAGAAGATCGAGCGAGCATTTGGTAAATACACACTGGAGATCAAAAACAATCTCGAACGAGGAACTGCCTTGCCCGACTGAGGTACTTGGCAGTTGTAACACTTACATTATTTTGCAATGAAAATCTTTTGATTTGCTTGTGTATGGTTGTTAGTTGTCGGACTTATTGTTCAGTTTGATATTTGACCAAGTTAAggtgaatttgaattttgggtTAATATAATGTAATCAGGATATGCTTTTTCACTGCTTTTATTAATCCATCTTCTTCTGCTTTATTTCTAGACTGTTGTTTGATCTAGCTCACGAGTTTGAATTACTAAATACCTGCTGTGAATTGTTGCTGCTTGGCTGGGAGGATGTGTAAACTCAAGCAAAGATTTACTTGTGCCTATTACCGTACGGTGAAACGATATTACCATGCGTGATTAAGCAACAGAACCGAACAAATATCATGACAATTAAACTTAACCTAGGAGTTGGCTCTGGGAGCTTGTATGTAATCGACGGAGAACATTAATGTCAAAATGTTGCAATTGTGTATCAATATGGCAAATGTCATTCAAATGTTTCAAATCCCGTCTAGAAGTCTTAGGTTAAATGTTTGATGTGTCGTCATTCAGATCCTTGAGCCTCTCGGTAAATAATAGACACCCGAGGTAAGTGAATATCAATCGAGACCTTTGGTAATGGCCTATGTAGAGAAGCTAAGCTAAGCCAAAGCTAACCCAATCAAAGCTTGCCCAATGAGGAAGCTTTGGTTGAGTCATTTTGAACCGCACATGCTTCAGTCATTAAGGCTATCCTCGTGATCCTTTTACACTCTGGACCACCGTAAGCTCTGCGGACCACTGGCAGCATGATTTTGGCAACCCCCCAATTCAGGACCACccactctctctttctctcgcTTTCTGATAAACCGTTGTAAAGATCGaattacttttgttaaaaGAAGATTACTTTCTGATAAACCATGTCCCATGATTTCAATAATGCCATTCCCGCAATCCcactttttgaaaaaaaaaaaaaaaattgtaaatccAAGGAAAAATCACATTTcttgttttggattttttttgtaGGGGAACCGTTGTGGGGCTTGATCTGATGATAGAGATGGACCCATCACACTCACCCACCACCCATGTGATGCCATACATGCCACCCCATTATCGCATGACACGTGGAAACATCAGAGCTGGCAGTTGGGTCCAAAAGCTTTCCCAGTGCGCAGTGCCAATGCCAATGCTAGCAGCATTTAAATAAGAGCTTTCCAGCGGAGTGAAAATGGTTTGGCAGCATACACAAACTTACAAACTTAAATTACCCTTATACCCCCAGCGAAAGCATCTTCGCTTCTTTCAAAGTGCTATTTGCAAAGACACTTGGCATGCATTAATTCTCATGTCAAGGTGAAAaaagagctttttttttttcttttttttttaaaagagatCCATCCCATCCATTGAATACTAGCTAATTTCAACTCATCAAGTTCAATCTTTTGCCAATTTTCATTCTGACCCAATAGCCTGCGTGGCGTGTATATTGATTGTAGTGCTACGCAAGTAAATTAGTAAACTGCCACTCgttttttcttataatgtttaaatatataaatttaagtctccataaaaaatgatatgaaAGTTAATTTCAGTACTCCGTTCAGTGTGTTAATTTCAGTGTGTTAATATATAATGG
This window of the Citrus sinensis cultivar Valencia sweet orange chromosome 8, DVS_A1.0, whole genome shotgun sequence genome carries:
- the LOC102624154 gene encoding uncharacterized protein LOC102624154, coding for MEERRVHPDCINASNPYHECVDYCFRKIAEAKVRMFEDEREAVQASGSSGQSNTLASDVAEDLHHENPKLEAGSDSDNDKPAEEDVEGDFTKLTGRQKKLFELRLKMNEARKANQTAMVAEKKRMEPPQESRGISKQKWLEERKRKIGKLLDANGLDMTKAFMLDTQEAAEAKYKKWEKDPAPFGWDVFNQKALYDAYKKRTKNVEVDLEEYNKMKEADPEFYRDASSLQYGKSPKISEDKIDRMVKELKDREEKRNSFSRRRRFHEEKDIDSINDRNEHFNKKIERAFGKYTLEIKNNLERGTALPD